From a single Cyprinus carpio isolate SPL01 chromosome A3, ASM1834038v1, whole genome shotgun sequence genomic region:
- the LOC109046495 gene encoding DNA-directed RNA polymerase III subunit RPC8, which translates to MFVLVEMVDTVRIPPWSFHRQLNEAIAEELNKKLANKVVYNVGLCVCLHDVTKLEDSYIFPGDGASHTKVHFRYVVFHPFLDEILVGKIKGCSAEGVHVSLGLFDDIIIPPESLQQPAKFDEAEQVWVWEYETDEGAHDLFMDQGEEIRFRVVDEVFIDTSPTGPSTEKEAPSADTAPPAGAEDSEQQKEAPYTLIGSVSEPGLGLLSWWNG; encoded by the exons ATGTTTGTGCTGGTGGAGATGGTGGACACGGTCCGGATCCCGCCCTGGAGCTTCCATCGGCAGCTGAACGAAGCCATCGCCGAAGAACTCAACAAGAAACTCGCCAACAAG GTGGTGTATAACGTgggtttgtgtgtctgtctgcatgACGTCACTAAACTGGAGGACTCCTACATCTTTCCTGGAGACGGAGCGTCTCATACTAAAG ttCATTTTCGATACGTGGTTTTCCACCCGTTCCTGGATGAGATCCTGGTTGGGAAGATTAAAGGCTGCAGTGCTGAAGGTGTTCATG TGAGCCTCGGATTGTTCGATGACATCATCATCCCACCGGAGTCGCTCCAGCAGCCGGCTAAATT CGACGAGGCGGAGCAGGTGTGGGTGTGGGAGTACGAGACGGACGAGGGCGCTCACGACCTCTTCATGGACCAGGGCGAGGAGATCCGCTTCCGGGTGGTGGACGAGGTCTTCATCGACACCTCACCCACCGGCCCCAGCACAGAGAAGGAGGCGCCGAGCGCAGACACAGCGCCTCCTGCAGGAGCGGAGGACAGCGAGCAGCAGAAAGAGGCTCCCTACACACTCATC GGGTCTGTAAGTGAACCAGGTCTGGGTCTTCTGTCCTGGTGGAACGGTTAA
- the LOC109052525 gene encoding protein Tob2-like → MHLEVKVALNFIVSYLYNKLPRRRADLFGEELERILVSRFEGHWYPEAPLRGSAFRCLHLGAPRDPVVELAARRSGLDTDEVRANVPPELSIWIDPYEVSYQIGEKGAVKVLYTEDPPGLGGDAERSDVALTGDVEFEDVRNLGFNPEAQVFVPIGGQVSPVMLPSLSSSPAPLSTSSCPGLFGYAAPSTPTNPSAHSSNTSTPSPPGGSLLYSTPNSRPIPQPITFTTASFAATKFGSTKMKCGNPGVASGSGVVTATQQRMITCSPSTISPPGLVKHKPLSLSMHSLAGPIPSQLSPNAKEFVFPASQRPLYFDVEGPSMAPFQAPHPHASFDPFSSPQPGQAVGIIGGNSGVSFIDKPPFVEGLGYNLQYSSQAFQPVVLAN, encoded by the coding sequence ATGCACCTGGAAGTTAAAGTTGCGTTGAACTTCATCGTGTCCTACTTGTACAACAAGCTCCCGCGCCGTAGGGCAGATCTGTTTGGTGAGGAGTTGGAGCGTATCCTGGTGTCCCGCTTTGAAGGGCATTGGTACCCTGAAGCTCCTTTACGTGGTTCTGCCTTCCGCTGCCTGCATCTGGGAGCTCCCAGGGACCCTGTGGTGGAGCTGGCAGCCAGGAGGAGCGGTCTGGACACAGATGAGGTCCGTGCCAACGTTCCCCCCGAGCTCAGTATTTGGATCGATCCTTACGAAGTGTCCTACCAGATTGGGGAGAAGGGTGCCGTGAAAGTCCTCTACACGGAGGATCCCCCAGGTTTAGGGGGAGATGCCGAAAGGTCAGACGTTGCTCTCACAGGAGATGTGGAGTTTGAGGATGTCAGGAATCTGGGCTTTAACCCAGAGGCTCAGGTGTTTGTGCCCATCGGTGGCCAGGTGTCGCCGGTTATGCTACCGTCGCTCTCCAGTTCGCCAGCTCCTCTTTCTACCTCATCTTGCCCGGGACTGTTCGGTTACGCCGCTCCCAGCACTCCCACCAATCCCAGCGCTCATTCCTCCAACACATCTACCCCCTCGCCACCAGGCGGCAGCCTTTTGTACTCTACACCCAACTCGCGGCCCATACCTCAGCCGATCACCTTCACCACAGCCAGCTTCGCCGCCACCAAATTTGGCTCCACTAAGATGAAGTGCGGGAACCCTGGAGTTGCCTCCGGTTCTGGCGTTGTCACAGCTACGCAACAGAGGATGATCACGTGCTCCCCAAGCACCATCTCCCCACCGGGGCTGGTCAAGCACAAACCCCTGTCCCTCTCCATGCACTCTCTAGCTGGACCCATCCCAAGCCAATTGTCTCCTAATGCCAAAGAGTTTGTGTTTCCCGCTTCCCAGAGGCCCCTCTACTTTGATGTCGAAGGTCCATCAATGGCGCCATTCCAGGCTCCACACCCACATGCCTCCTTCGATCCATTCTCCAGTCCACAACCAGGACAGGCTGTGGGAATCATTGGAGGCAACAGTGGAGTTTCCTTCATAGATAAACCTCCATTTGTGGAAGGACTCGGATACAACCTGCAGTATTCCAGCCAGGCCTTCCAACCTGTGGTACTGGCCAATTAA